Proteins encoded by one window of Cyclobacteriaceae bacterium:
- the nosZ gene encoding Sec-dependent nitrous-oxide reductase, with protein MNTKINRIVLTVGVLVVLLIGYGCKPKGPADVTTGDAASKVYVAPGQYDEFYNIVSGGFNGQMAIYGIPSGRLFKILPVFSVFPENGYGYSEETKPMLNTSHGFVPWDDLHHIALSTTKGEHDGRWAFGNGNNTPRVARVDLASFRTVEILEIPNSGGNHSSPFITENTEYVVAGTRFSIPLGDNKDVPISSYKENFKGSISFIKVNQETGRMNIEFQLRTPGFNYDLSRAGKGPSHGWFFFSCYNTEQAYTLLEVNASRNDKDFIMAVNWKKAEEYIAQGKGKKEKAKYAHNTYDEKTHMATSTMLDEVTVLDVMEFPDLVYFIPCPKSPHGCDVDPTGEYIVGSGKLAALMPVFSFSKFQTAIEQKDYEGDFSGIPVIRYEAALHGEVKKPGLGPLHTEFDANGNAYTSFFVSSEIVKWNVKTLEVLDRVPTYYSIGHLSVPGGPTAKPHGKYVIAYNKITKDRYLPTGPELTQSAQLYSIEGDKMQLLLDFPTTGEPHYAEAIPASLIRDKSVKIYPIEHNEHPYAAKGEKMARVERNGKDVHVYMTAIRSHLTPDNIEGVRVGDDVYFHVTNLEQDWDVPHGFAIKGANNAEILIMPGETQTLKWTAKEPGVVPFYCTDFCSALHQEMSGYLRVSPANSNTPLKFSTGDTGGQK; from the coding sequence ATGAACACAAAAATCAATCGCATAGTATTAACAGTAGGTGTACTGGTGGTGCTCCTGATCGGCTATGGCTGTAAGCCAAAGGGGCCGGCTGATGTAACCACTGGTGATGCAGCTTCAAAAGTGTATGTAGCGCCCGGCCAGTATGATGAGTTTTATAACATCGTATCGGGTGGTTTTAACGGGCAAATGGCCATTTATGGCATTCCTTCGGGAAGGTTATTTAAAATCCTTCCAGTATTCTCTGTATTTCCTGAGAATGGTTACGGATACAGTGAAGAAACAAAACCGATGCTGAACACATCACATGGTTTTGTGCCGTGGGATGATTTGCACCACATTGCGCTGTCAACAACAAAAGGTGAACACGATGGCCGCTGGGCATTTGGTAATGGTAACAATACCCCTCGTGTAGCCCGTGTTGATCTGGCCTCATTCAGAACTGTTGAAATTCTGGAGATACCGAACAGTGGGGGTAATCACTCGTCACCTTTCATTACTGAAAATACCGAGTATGTGGTGGCTGGAACACGCTTCAGTATTCCGTTAGGCGATAACAAGGACGTGCCGATCAGTTCCTACAAAGAAAATTTTAAAGGATCGATCAGCTTTATCAAAGTAAATCAGGAAACCGGCCGCATGAACATTGAGTTTCAATTGCGCACACCGGGTTTCAACTACGACTTGAGCCGAGCCGGTAAAGGCCCGTCACATGGCTGGTTCTTCTTCTCCTGCTACAACACCGAACAGGCCTACACCTTATTGGAAGTGAATGCTTCACGCAACGATAAGGATTTTATCATGGCCGTAAACTGGAAGAAAGCCGAAGAATACATTGCTCAAGGCAAAGGAAAGAAAGAGAAAGCGAAATATGCACACAATACGTATGATGAAAAAACACACATGGCAACCAGTACCATGTTAGATGAAGTGACTGTGTTGGATGTGATGGAATTTCCCGACCTCGTTTATTTCATTCCTTGTCCTAAGTCTCCGCACGGTTGTGATGTGGATCCTACAGGTGAGTACATTGTAGGTAGTGGTAAGCTTGCTGCTTTAATGCCGGTATTCTCTTTCAGTAAATTCCAGACAGCCATTGAGCAAAAGGATTATGAAGGTGACTTCAGTGGTATTCCGGTTATCCGTTATGAGGCTGCGTTACATGGTGAGGTGAAAAAGCCTGGTCTTGGTCCGTTACACACGGAGTTTGATGCCAACGGAAATGCCTATACATCATTCTTTGTATCATCCGAGATTGTAAAATGGAATGTGAAGACGCTGGAAGTATTGGATCGCGTTCCTACCTATTACTCCATCGGTCACCTTTCTGTGCCTGGTGGTCCTACGGCTAAACCACATGGTAAGTACGTAATCGCTTACAATAAGATTACAAAAGATCGCTATTTACCTACAGGCCCTGAATTAACACAAAGTGCCCAGCTCTATTCGATTGAAGGCGATAAGATGCAATTGTTGCTCGACTTCCCTACAACCGGTGAGCCACACTATGCAGAAGCTATCCCGGCCAGTTTGATTCGTGATAAGTCGGTGAAGATTTACCCGATCGAACACAACGAGCACCCATATGCTGCCAAAGGTGAAAAGATGGCACGTGTTGAGCGCAATGGAAAAGACGTTCACGTTTACATGACAGCCATTCGTTCACACTTAACACCGGATAACATTGAGGGTGTTCGCGTAGGAGATGATGTATACTTCCACGTTACAAACCTGGAGCAGGATTGGGATGTGCCGCACGGATTTGCCATTAAAGGTGCAAACAACGCAGAGATATTAATCATGCCGGGTGAAACCCAAACGTTGAAGTGGACAGCAAAAGAACCCGGTGTAGTGCCTTTCTATTGCACCGACTTCTGTTCGGCTCTTCACCAGGAGATGTCAGGATACCTGCGCGTATCGCCTGCCAACTCCAACACACCTCTTAAATTTTCAACCGGTGATACCGGAGGTCAGAAATAG
- a CDS encoding nitrous oxide reductase accessory protein NosL codes for MKRIATFIALAALIGLSSACNVEPEAIRYGTDNCHSCKMTLMDKRFGAEVVTAKGKIYKFDDVNCLMSFVNSPEVTSRDMKYTLVTDFSQPEKLIDATIAFYVKSPEIKSPMASQVAAFETEEAYKQHKKELNGIYLTWGELTAQFK; via the coding sequence ATGAAACGAATCGCCACATTCATAGCTTTAGCTGCACTGATAGGATTGAGTTCAGCATGCAACGTTGAACCGGAAGCCATCCGGTACGGAACCGATAATTGCCACTCGTGCAAAATGACCTTAATGGATAAGCGCTTTGGCGCGGAGGTCGTTACCGCTAAAGGAAAAATATACAAGTTTGATGACGTGAACTGCTTAATGAGTTTTGTTAACTCTCCGGAGGTTACGTCACGCGATATGAAGTACACCCTGGTAACCGATTTTTCTCAGCCGGAAAAACTCATTGATGCAACCATAGCCTTCTATGTAAAATCTCCGGAAATAAAATCGCCAATGGCCAGCCAGGTGGCTGCCTTTGAAACAGAGGAGGCTTATAAACAACACAAGAAAGAACTAAATGGTATTTATTTAACATGGGGCGAGTTGACCGCACAATTTAAGTGA
- a CDS encoding c-type cytochrome: MKNLMTVLVAAAMLAACAPDKPQVAEADESKKSAVEEVIDPTKGIGQVKNVTLHNPLDAERVQRGKDIYDMKCSACHQLTDQRVVGPGFKDVTKRRKPEWIMNMITNVDVMLDEDPVAQELLELCLMRMPNQNVSIGDARDILEFMRKNDGEE; encoded by the coding sequence ATGAAAAACCTGATGACTGTTCTCGTTGCCGCTGCTATGCTGGCCGCTTGTGCTCCTGACAAACCTCAAGTAGCAGAAGCAGATGAATCCAAAAAAAGTGCTGTTGAAGAAGTGATTGATCCTACTAAAGGAATAGGGCAAGTAAAAAATGTGACCCTTCATAATCCGCTGGATGCTGAACGCGTTCAGCGCGGCAAGGATATCTATGACATGAAGTGTTCTGCGTGTCACCAGCTTACGGATCAACGCGTAGTTGGCCCTGGCTTTAAAGATGTAACCAAACGCAGAAAGCCGGAGTGGATCATGAACATGATCACCAACGTGGATGTCATGCTGGATGAAGATCCCGTAGCACAAGAGCTTCTGGAGCTATGTTTAATGCGCATGCCTAACCAAAATGTTTCCATTGGTGATGCACGCGACATTCTGGAGTTCATGCGCAAAAACGATGGTGAAGAATAG
- a CDS encoding ABC transporter permease subunit: MTRVIKYVFYDILRTRFILAYTAFLLLSTIAMFQLDSDTGKVIMSLMNIVLMVVPLVSIVFSTIHFYNSYEFIELMLSQPVNRRVVFLGEYFAVAISLCFSFTIGVGLPVVLYGTGASGFTLLYTGLMLTLVFVSMAFLSSVLTRDKAKAIGVALLFWFYFSLIYDGLLMWIIYTFMDYPLEKVTLALVSLNPVDLARILMLLQLDISALMGYTGAFYKDFFGSSMGLIFSSVILMLWIVLPVWGALRIFKRKDL; encoded by the coding sequence ATGACTCGCGTAATTAAATATGTTTTCTACGATATTCTCCGCACCCGGTTTATTCTGGCGTACACGGCTTTTTTGCTGCTGAGTACAATTGCCATGTTTCAGTTGGATTCCGATACCGGAAAGGTAATCATGAGTCTGATGAACATTGTACTGATGGTGGTTCCGCTGGTGAGTATTGTGTTCAGTACCATTCACTTTTATAATTCGTATGAGTTTATCGAGTTGATGCTTTCGCAACCCGTAAACCGAAGGGTGGTTTTTCTGGGCGAATATTTCGCAGTGGCCATCTCCCTGTGTTTTTCCTTTACCATTGGTGTGGGCCTTCCGGTTGTGCTATACGGCACAGGCGCAAGCGGATTCACGTTGCTGTACACCGGCCTTATGCTTACGCTGGTATTCGTGTCGATGGCGTTTCTGTCATCTGTCCTTACACGCGATAAAGCGAAAGCCATAGGCGTTGCGCTGCTGTTCTGGTTTTACTTCTCGCTGATTTACGATGGCCTGTTGATGTGGATCATTTACACGTTCATGGATTATCCGTTGGAGAAAGTAACGCTTGCACTGGTTTCGTTAAACCCGGTCGATCTGGCGCGGATTCTAATGCTATTGCAACTCGACATTTCCGCATTAATGGGTTACACCGGTGCATTCTATAAAGATTTCTTTGGCAGCAGTATGGGGTTGATTTTTTCTTCCGTGATTTTAATGTTGTGGATTGTGCTTCCGGTTTGGGGTGCTTTGCGTATTTTCAAGCGCAAAGATTTATAA
- a CDS encoding universal stress protein encodes MKKILVPCDFSEQAVSAFRFAIDVATQAKGEIHLINVVEIPVLHDSVLMPVMAFEEALFKELREKAEKQFKKLREKYAPEKMKVTSQVIFGPVSHMLADYIEEKGIDLVVMGTKGASGVREVLIGSKAEKMVRNSAVPVIAVKKYVKAASIKNIVFPNTLNTEHQEDLVMKVKALQNFFKATLHIVWINTPTNFTRDSVTHKRLQAFAKRFMLKDYTINVFNDPYEEAGTINFAHEIGADMIAMGTHGRKGIAHFFSGSVAEDVVNHVDCPIWTYAIKK; translated from the coding sequence ATGAAGAAGATTCTTGTTCCGTGCGATTTTTCCGAACAAGCTGTTAGTGCTTTTCGGTTCGCGATTGATGTAGCCACCCAAGCGAAAGGGGAGATACACCTGATTAATGTAGTAGAAATTCCGGTGTTGCACGATTCAGTATTGATGCCGGTAATGGCGTTTGAAGAAGCGCTGTTTAAAGAACTCCGGGAAAAGGCTGAGAAGCAATTCAAAAAGTTACGCGAGAAGTATGCACCTGAAAAGATGAAAGTTACCAGTCAGGTAATTTTTGGACCGGTTAGCCATATGTTGGCCGACTATATTGAAGAAAAGGGAATTGATTTGGTAGTGATGGGCACGAAAGGAGCCAGCGGTGTGCGCGAAGTGTTGATCGGTTCCAAAGCTGAGAAAATGGTGCGCAACTCGGCTGTTCCGGTAATTGCTGTAAAGAAATATGTAAAGGCGGCATCCATTAAAAATATTGTATTCCCGAACACCTTAAATACTGAACATCAGGAAGACCTAGTGATGAAGGTAAAGGCGTTACAGAATTTCTTCAAAGCGACCTTGCATATTGTGTGGATAAATACCCCCACCAACTTCACCCGCGATTCAGTAACCCATAAACGGCTACAGGCGTTTGCGAAGCGGTTTATGTTGAAGGATTACACCATTAATGTATTCAACGATCCGTACGAAGAAGCGGGAACGATAAATTTCGCACATGAAATTGGTGCCGACATGATTGCTATGGGCACGCACGGAAGAAAAGGGATTGCGCACTTCTTCAGCGGAAGCGTTGCCGAAGATGTAGTCAACCACGTGGATTGCCCTATTTGGACGTACGCGATAAAGAAGTAA
- a CDS encoding fasciclin domain-containing protein, protein MKYLLIIPLMLLLACGQQQTDSTAEATGAPLGGGQSNVKDETSEPDVVRVAVGSADHTTLVTALKTANYVDALSNAGPFTVFAPTNAAFEKLPAGTVEGLLKPESKEALQNILEYHVYVGVINEEYISDGMTLNQVNLDNVTLNKSADGKITVNGANVLGKVKASNGVVYVIDTVLLPPDKK, encoded by the coding sequence ATGAAATATCTTCTGATCATCCCACTCATGCTGCTGTTGGCTTGCGGTCAGCAACAAACAGACAGCACGGCTGAAGCAACCGGTGCTCCGCTTGGTGGCGGACAATCGAATGTGAAAGACGAAACATCTGAACCGGATGTTGTGCGGGTGGCTGTCGGCTCTGCCGATCACACAACACTGGTTACCGCTTTAAAAACGGCCAATTATGTTGATGCACTTTCCAATGCTGGTCCCTTTACTGTATTCGCACCGACCAACGCAGCTTTTGAAAAACTTCCGGCTGGTACCGTTGAAGGTTTGCTGAAGCCTGAAAGCAAGGAAGCGCTGCAAAACATTCTGGAATACCATGTGTATGTGGGCGTGATCAATGAAGAGTATATAAGTGATGGCATGACGCTCAACCAGGTTAACCTGGATAATGTAACCTTGAACAAATCAGCAGACGGAAAAATTACGGTGAACGGAGCCAATGTGTTGGGCAAAGTAAAAGCCTCCAACGGGGTGGTGTATGTTATTGATACCGTATTGTTACCACCTGATAAAAAATAA
- a CDS encoding heavy metal translocating P-type ATPase metal-binding domain-containing protein, with the protein MATTQHASTEVQPVTDQEVTCYHCGEVCDDLLWQDDKPFCCYGCKTVYEILNANDLCAYYDLEKNPGTTLRHVSDEAYVYLDDPQIKRKLVSFDSDTFARVQFYIPAIHCVSCIWLLENLQKLNTGILRSEVNFVRKTATIDFNPKLIPLSAVARLITSVGYAPKINLDAEQKAEKSGAVYDKSLVLKLSIAGFCFGNVMLFSFPEYLGLDPSEGQLAQIFSWLNILLSIPVLLYSDSYYMVSAWKSYKQRQINIDVPIAVGLIALFARSVWDIVTGYGPGYLDSFTGLVFFLLIGRWFQNKTYESLAFDRDFKSYFPLAVLRKVKNDWEPVVVYNLEKGDQIKVRNMEIVPADSLLLDDKAFIDYSFVTGEAKPVLVKKGDLVYAGGKLIGQPITLVVENRTSQSHLTSLWNNQVFQKPEESRYKRLIDKAAKRFTWVILGLTLVAGVYWYVVDPSQVWLIITSILIVACPCALALTAPFTYGNMLRVFGRNKLYLKNADVIERMAGINAVVFDKTGTVTHGQEPEIVFTGELSEEEKSWIYTLTGYSTHPLSKLIHKHLGYRHTYEVKNFKEITGKGLEGVISGIEVKIGSAIFVGFHERLEDIASTVFVSIAGEIKGYFAIRTAVRNHIQEMLGRLGDQCVAMLSGDSKADYGLIRTLFQPATQLLFNQSPHDKLHYISNLQHGGKRVMMLGDGLNDSGALKQADVGIAVTDDTGVFSPACDGILHGEQLPKLDTFLKLARSATRIVKAGFVLSFTYNAIALSFAVTGHLTPLVAAILMPLSSICVVVFTTVAVNTAARKHLSKRLA; encoded by the coding sequence GTGGCCACTACACAACACGCTAGCACGGAAGTACAACCCGTAACCGATCAGGAAGTTACCTGTTATCACTGCGGTGAAGTGTGTGATGACTTGTTGTGGCAAGACGATAAACCGTTTTGCTGCTACGGCTGTAAAACGGTTTACGAAATTCTCAATGCCAATGATCTGTGTGCGTATTACGACCTGGAAAAAAATCCGGGTACCACGTTGCGCCACGTAAGCGATGAAGCGTATGTGTATCTGGACGATCCGCAGATTAAAAGAAAACTGGTAAGCTTTGATTCTGATACATTTGCCCGTGTTCAGTTTTATATTCCGGCCATTCACTGCGTTTCGTGTATCTGGTTGTTGGAGAATCTGCAAAAGTTGAATACCGGTATTCTGCGATCAGAAGTAAATTTTGTTCGAAAGACTGCCACGATTGATTTTAATCCGAAGCTTATACCATTAAGCGCGGTAGCGCGACTGATTACCTCGGTTGGGTATGCGCCCAAAATAAACCTGGATGCCGAACAAAAAGCAGAAAAATCAGGTGCGGTCTACGATAAATCATTGGTGTTAAAACTTTCCATTGCCGGCTTCTGCTTCGGCAACGTGATGTTGTTCAGCTTTCCCGAGTATCTGGGCCTCGATCCTTCCGAAGGGCAACTGGCACAAATTTTTTCATGGTTGAATATTTTACTCTCGATACCGGTATTGCTGTACAGCGATTCCTATTACATGGTTTCGGCCTGGAAAAGTTACAAGCAACGGCAGATCAACATTGATGTGCCCATTGCGGTAGGGCTGATTGCCTTGTTTGCCAGAAGCGTTTGGGATATTGTTACCGGTTACGGTCCGGGTTACCTCGATTCATTTACGGGTCTGGTGTTTTTCTTGTTGATCGGGCGGTGGTTCCAAAACAAAACGTATGAAAGCCTGGCGTTCGATCGGGATTTTAAATCGTATTTTCCATTAGCTGTATTGCGAAAAGTAAAAAATGACTGGGAACCGGTTGTGGTGTACAACCTCGAAAAGGGAGATCAGATTAAGGTACGCAATATGGAAATCGTACCAGCGGATAGCCTCTTGCTGGATGACAAAGCCTTTATCGACTACAGTTTTGTGACTGGTGAAGCAAAGCCGGTGCTCGTTAAAAAGGGTGATTTGGTTTATGCCGGGGGTAAACTGATCGGGCAACCCATTACCCTGGTGGTTGAAAATCGCACATCACAAAGCCACCTGACCAGCTTGTGGAATAACCAGGTATTTCAAAAACCTGAAGAAAGCCGGTACAAGCGGCTTATTGACAAAGCAGCCAAGCGCTTTACCTGGGTAATTCTTGGTTTGACCCTTGTGGCTGGTGTGTATTGGTATGTGGTTGATCCTTCGCAGGTTTGGTTGATTATAACCTCTATTTTAATAGTGGCTTGCCCATGCGCATTGGCATTAACCGCTCCATTTACCTATGGTAACATGTTGCGGGTATTTGGCAGAAATAAGCTTTATTTAAAAAATGCTGACGTAATTGAGCGTATGGCCGGTATCAATGCGGTTGTTTTCGACAAAACCGGCACGGTAACACACGGTCAGGAACCGGAAATTGTGTTTACGGGAGAACTTTCGGAGGAAGAAAAGAGTTGGATTTACACCTTAACAGGATATTCTACCCATCCCTTAAGCAAGCTCATACACAAACATTTAGGTTACCGGCACACGTATGAGGTAAAAAATTTTAAAGAAATTACGGGTAAAGGGTTAGAAGGAGTTATATCCGGTATTGAGGTTAAGATTGGTTCTGCTATCTTTGTAGGATTCCACGAGCGATTAGAGGATATTGCGTCTACGGTTTTTGTGTCCATCGCGGGTGAAATAAAAGGATATTTTGCGATTCGCACAGCCGTGCGAAACCATATACAAGAAATGTTGGGTCGTCTGGGTGATCAGTGTGTGGCGATGCTTTCGGGGGACAGTAAAGCGGACTATGGGCTGATTCGAACATTGTTCCAACCAGCGACTCAACTTCTTTTTAACCAAAGCCCTCACGATAAATTACACTATATCAGCAACTTGCAACATGGGGGCAAGCGTGTCATGATGTTAGGCGATGGCCTGAATGATTCAGGTGCATTAAAACAAGCCGATGTTGGTATTGCCGTTACCGATGATACAGGTGTTTTTTCACCTGCCTGTGATGGTATTTTGCATGGCGAACAACTCCCCAAGTTGGATACCTTTCTGAAATTGGCACGTTCAGCAACCCGAATTGTTAAAGCGGGTTTTGTATTGTCGTTTACCTACAACGCCATTGCTCTGAGTTTTGCGGTTACGGGGCATTTAACCCCCTTAGTGGCGGCCATTCTTATGCCATTAAGCAGTATTTGTGTGGTGGTATTTACTACCGTAGCAGTAAATACCGCAGCCAGGAAACATCTGAGTAAACGGTTAGCGTAA
- a CDS encoding nitrous oxide reductase family maturation protein NosD, whose protein sequence is MKDYIRYSILCLFTLLLLPATANIIVVQSGGKISSIRSAIAQANAGDTIRVKAGTYREGNILITKPLVLIGEGKPVVDGEHKVEVFTVEAEHVTIEGFQITNSGVSSMKDLAGIGSLQGNFLVVRNNEFIATFFGVHISNAKHVIVEGNTFRASLRADHETGNGIHLWQCANATIRNNTINGHRDGIYFEFVTNSLISGNTSEKNNRYGLHFMFSHDDEYRDNIFRNNGAGVAVMYTKNVTMVNNIFDRNWGPTAYGLLLKDIRDSHIIGNRFDRNTIAIYMEGSSRSEFKKNTFVGNGWAVKLQASCDDNTFSENNFTSNTFDLSTNGTMVLNKIDRNYWDKYQGYDLNKDGVGDVPFRPVNMYAMVVERIPTAVLLWRSFLVFLLDRAEKVFPAVTPENLKDDYPSMKPYDLS, encoded by the coding sequence ATGAAGGACTACATTCGATATAGTATTTTATGTCTTTTTACACTGCTGCTGCTTCCGGCAACGGCCAACATCATTGTTGTTCAGTCAGGCGGAAAGATCAGCAGTATCCGATCGGCCATAGCACAGGCAAATGCCGGAGACACCATTCGGGTTAAAGCCGGTACCTACCGCGAAGGAAATATCTTAATAACCAAGCCGCTCGTTTTGATCGGGGAGGGTAAGCCGGTTGTTGACGGAGAACACAAGGTTGAAGTATTCACCGTTGAAGCGGAGCACGTTACCATTGAAGGATTCCAGATTACTAATTCGGGTGTGAGCAGCATGAAAGACCTGGCGGGTATAGGTTCCTTGCAAGGAAACTTTCTGGTTGTTCGGAACAATGAATTTATCGCAACCTTTTTCGGGGTACACATTTCCAACGCGAAGCATGTTATCGTAGAAGGAAATACGTTCCGTGCTTCCTTACGTGCCGATCACGAAACCGGTAACGGCATTCACCTCTGGCAGTGCGCTAACGCCACCATTCGCAATAATACGATCAACGGCCATCGCGATGGCATTTACTTCGAGTTTGTGACCAACTCCCTTATTTCAGGAAACACCAGCGAGAAAAACAATCGCTACGGATTGCACTTCATGTTCTCGCATGATGATGAGTACCGCGACAATATTTTTCGTAACAATGGTGCGGGCGTGGCCGTCATGTACACTAAAAACGTAACGATGGTAAACAACATCTTCGATCGCAACTGGGGGCCTACGGCCTACGGCTTGTTACTGAAAGATATTCGCGACAGCCATATCATTGGAAACCGGTTTGATCGCAACACGATTGCTATTTATATGGAAGGATCAAGTCGCTCGGAATTTAAAAAGAATACCTTCGTAGGAAACGGATGGGCCGTGAAGTTGCAGGCAAGCTGTGATGATAATACTTTCTCTGAGAATAATTTCACGTCCAATACATTTGATTTGTCTACCAATGGTACGATGGTGCTGAATAAAATTGATCGCAACTACTGGGATAAATACCAGGGATACGATTTGAATAAGGATGGAGTGGGTGATGTTCCATTCCGTCCGGTGAATATGTACGCGATGGTGGTGGAACGTATACCCACAGCCGTTTTGTTGTGGCGGAGCTTTTTGGTCTTCTTGCTGGACAGGGCTGAAAAAGTTTTCCCCGCAGTAACTCCCGAGAATTTAAAAGATGATTACCCAAGCATGAAACCCTATGATCTCAGTTAA
- the ccoS gene encoding cbb3-type cytochrome oxidase assembly protein CcoS: protein MSIIILLILISLSIAVIFLLVFYWSMKSGQYDDTYTPSVRMLFEDKKKEKKSSIDKNKHSS from the coding sequence ATGTCTATTATTATTTTGCTCATATTGATCAGTCTCTCTATAGCAGTCATCTTTCTGCTCGTTTTCTATTGGAGTATGAAGAGCGGCCAATATGATGATACCTACACGCCCTCCGTCAGAATGCTGTTTGAGGATAAAAAAAAGGAGAAAAAGTCCTCCATAGATAAAAACAAGCATTCGTCTTGA
- a CDS encoding ABC transporter ATP-binding protein has protein sequence MISVKELKKSFGKLQALKGVSADFTSGKSYALIGPNGSGKTTLIKSVLGMVIPTAGEIWVDGENVRNHWSYREKIGYMPQIGRYPDNMRIGQLLDMMKNIRKNPPILDEELIEAFKLEQMLDKRMHTLSGGTRQKVSAALAFLFNPPVLFLDEPTAGLDPVSVEILKEKILKEKENGKLMIITSHIMSDLDDLATEVMYLQEGLIRYNNSIAELKDITGEQRLGKAMAKMIRSLENVKEKVNV, from the coding sequence ATGATCTCAGTTAAAGAATTAAAGAAAAGTTTTGGTAAGCTGCAGGCGTTGAAAGGGGTGAGTGCTGACTTCACTTCCGGAAAATCATATGCACTGATCGGCCCCAATGGTTCAGGTAAAACCACCTTAATCAAATCGGTGTTGGGTATGGTTATACCTACCGCTGGCGAGATTTGGGTGGATGGTGAAAATGTTCGTAACCATTGGAGCTACCGTGAGAAGATTGGCTACATGCCACAAATTGGTCGCTATCCGGATAATATGCGCATCGGTCAGTTGCTGGATATGATGAAGAACATCCGGAAAAATCCTCCCATACTGGATGAAGAGTTAATTGAAGCCTTTAAACTGGAACAGATGCTTGATAAACGCATGCACACGCTATCGGGCGGTACGCGCCAGAAGGTGAGCGCGGCACTGGCGTTCTTGTTTAACCCACCTGTGTTGTTTTTGGATGAACCCACTGCAGGGCTTGATCCGGTGTCGGTGGAGATTTTAAAAGAAAAAATCCTGAAGGAAAAAGAAAATGGCAAGCTGATGATCATCACTTCGCACATCATGAGCGATCTGGATGACCTGGCTACAGAAGTGATGTATTTGCAAGAAGGATTAATCCGATACAACAACTCGATTGCTGAATTGAAAGACATTACCGGTGAACAGCGATTAGGTAAAGCCATGGCGAAGATGATTCGTAGTTTGGAGAATGTAAAAGAAAAAGTAAACGTATAA